The nucleotide sequence TTACGGGCGTGCCGGGCGTGGGCAAAAGCACGTTTATTGAGGCGCTGGGGCTGCACCTGGTGCGCGAACAGGGCAAGCGCCTGGCGGTACTGGCCGTCGACCCCAGCAGCCAGCGCGGCGGCGGCAGCATCCTCGGCGACAAAACCCGCATGAACGAGCTGGCCGCGCACCCGCAGGCCTACATCCGGCCCTCGCCGGCTGGCCGCAGCCTGGGCGGCGTCACCAAAAGCACCCGCGAGGCGCTGGTGCTCTGCGAGGCCGCCGGCCACGACGTCATCTTCGTGGAAACCGTCGGAGTGGGCCAGAGCGAAACGGCCGTGCACGGCATGGTAGACTTTTTCCTGCTCTTGATGCTAGCCGGCGCCGGCGACGAGCTGCAGGGCATCAAAAAGGGCATCATGGAAATGGCCGACGCCGTGACCATCACCAAGGCCGATGGCGGCAACGAGCTGGCCGCCCGCCGCGCCCGCGCCGAGTACCAGAACGCCTTGCACCTCTACCCGCTCGCGCCCAGCCAGTGGAGCCCCGTCGTCACGACCAGCTCGGCCGTGACCGGGCAGGGCGTGCCGGAGGTGTGGGAAGTGGTGCAGCGCTACGTGCAGCAAACCCAGGAAAGCGGCTACTTCCAGCGCCGCCGCCAGGAGCAGAACCTGCATTGGCTCCACGAAACCATCCGCGAAACCCTGGAAACCCGCTTCTACCAGCGCCCCGAGGTGGCCCAGCGCCTCGCCGAGGTGCAGCAGCAGGTGATGGACGGCCGCAAATCGGCCTTCGGCGCCGCGGAAGAGCTACTGGGACTGTAAAGCGAAAATCCGTTTCGTGTCGGGCGGAAGTAAGCAAGCGGCTCATCGATGCTTCCTACTCACTTCCGCCCGACACGAAACGGATTTTCGCGCTATAACTAGCTGATTGATGTTAGCCGCGCCGGGGCCGCAAGGCCAGGTAATCGAGGTAATACAGGATCTTGATGCTGACGTTGTTGTTATGCGGCGTGTTGATGGTGTTGCTCAGGTTGTCGAAGTAGAGCGGGGTGGCTTCGTTGGCCTGCAGGAAGTTGGTGCCGGCGTTTTTCCAGACGATGCTCACCTGCGAGCCGGGCGCAAACCACCACGAGTACACGGCGTCCACGTTGAAGGCGTTGTAGGTATTGTCGCGGTTGCGGCGGTAGTCGGCGGGCGTTTCCTGGCCGCCGGCGCGCAGCTGCGCGAAATCCTGGTAGCGCACGGTGCTGGTGTAGTGGCGCGTGCGCACCGTCAGGGACATGCGGTTGGTGAAGGTGTAGCCCACCGACAGCACGTTGGACACCGTGACCACCTGCCGGCGGCCCAGCAGCACATCTTTCGGGGCCAGTCCCAGCGGCACATTGCCGCCCAGCTGCCGGATCATGGCCGAATCAAGCGGCTCCTCGCTGTCGAGCCCGCCGTTGACGAAGCCGATCTGGTTCTGACGCAGGTTCCAGTCGGCCTCGTAGCGGAAATTGAGCTTGTTGTTGACGCGGTAGCGCGGCGAAATGGTCAGGCCGTAGCCCATGCGGCGGGGCCGCGCTGGCAGCCGCTCGTCGCGGGAGTAGGTGCGTACGCCGGCATTCACGTCGAAGGCCAGCTTTTTGCGGTAATCGGTGGAGATGTAGCCACCCACGTTGACGCTGCCGGGCACCCGCACGTAATATTCGCCCAAGGGCTCCTTACGGGGCTCAAAATAGTCGTTGCTGCGCGGGTCAATATTGAGGTTGAATCCAGTGCTGAGGAAGCTCTTGGTAAAGGTGGTATTCGCGCCGCTGTAGAAGTTGGCACTCTGAAAGAGCGTGGGCCGATACAGCAGGCTGTGGCTCACCCCAAAGTAGGTATTGAGCCGGTTTACCTTCCAGAAGGGCTTGTAGATGTTGTAGTTGCCGTAGACTTCCTGCGAAATAGCGTTGTTGCTGAACAGAATACCCAGGTCGTTGGGGTCGTAGGTGTTCGACTCGATGCCGTGGGCCACGCCGTAGGTGAAGTTGCCGCTGATTTTGCTCACGTCCAGCCGGTACTTGTAGCCGTCGCGGTTGTCGATCTGCACTGTATCGGAGCCGAAGGCGTTGCCGCGCCGCCGCGAGTAGTTCACCTGGCCCGTCACGGCGTAGGAGTTCTTCTTGTTGGCCAGCCGAAACAGGCCGCCGGTCACGTTGGCATCGTAGGTGCGGCCGGCGCGCGTGACGTTGGTGTTGATGAGCGAAACGTAGGAGTTGTTTTTCAGGCTCTGGTCGAGCACCAGAATACTGTAGTTGCTGAACGGCTGCGTCAGGACCTCGCGCTCCTCGCCGCTCTCGGTGTTGCGCACGGTGGCGTACACGTCGTTGCTGAGGGCGTTGAACACGCCGATACCCAGACCCTTGCTGGTGCGCCCCGACACCTTGGTGGCGTTCAGCAGCCGCGTCTCCGACGGATTCTTCACCAGCTTTTCCTTATCGCCTACGGCCACGTCATAAAACCCCATGGGCGTGGCCCCTACCCGGCGGGAGTAGAACAGGTTGCCCTTGGTAAACAGCTCGGTGCCTTCGGTGAAGAACTGACGGTTTTCGTTGAACTGCACCTCAAACGGCGAGAGGTTGAGCACCTGGTTGTCGCTCTGCACCTGCCCGAAGTCGGGCACCAGCGTGGCGTCCAGCGTGAAGCTTTCGTTGATGCCCCACTTGATGTCGGCGCCGCCATTGAAGCTGGTAGTGGTGGGGCGGGTGCCGTTTTCGCTGAGCGGGTTGTGGTTGACGTAGCTGGAAATGTAGGGCGTGAGCGAGAGGCGCAGCGGCGGCTTCACGTCGCGCACGCCGGTGAGCGTGCCCCACTGGTTCACGAAGCCATCCACGGCGGGCTTCACCTCATTCCAGAAGAAAGCCTGGTTTTCCTTTTTGCGCTGGCGCATGAAGTTCAGGCCCCACTGCTGCTCAGGTAGGCTGCTGAAGCGGATGGCCGAGTACGGAATGCGCATCTCCGCAATCCAGTCGGTGCCCCGGATACTGGTGCGCGAGTCCCAAACGGCGTTCCAGTTGAAATCCTCGCCCCCGGCCGGCGAGTAGCGGGCATCCATCTGCACGCCGCCCGTCGTCACGAAAAAACCGTAGCCGTTGAGCTTGTCCTGGTAGGTGTCGAGGAAGATGCCGAAGAAATCGGTGTTGCCGAAGTTGTCGCGCGGAGTCAGCTCCCGCAGAATCGAGTCGGCACTCACGTCGTGCATCACCGCCCCAATGTAGAGGTTGGCGTCGTCGTAGAGGATGCGCACTTCGGTGGGGTGCTTCTCGGGCGGGCCGGGGTTTGGGCGGTTCTGGATGAACTGCGTGGCCACCGGAGCCTGCTGCCACACGGCCTCGTCCAGCAGGCCATCGAGCTTGATGGCGTCCGTGATGCGGACGGCCTGCAGCTGCTTTTTAGGGGCCAGCGTGGTGGTAGCGGCAGGTGGGGCAGCCGCGGCAGGCTGCTGCTGGGCCGCTGCCTGCCCGGCCATGAACAACAGGCTCAGCAGGAAGAAAAAAAAGGGCATACGAATGCGCATCACGGCAGATCGACGGGAGGAGAAGTGAATCAAACGGTGGAAATCGAAGGACAACGCACGGGGCGCGGCGCGGCCCGTAGGGCGCGCACATAAATAGGAACGGGAGCCAGCCAGGCAGTAGTCAGGGCTGGTTTGGGCTAATAGATGCGGCCCGTTCGGAAACCGTTGCTTGAACGATATATTAAGTTTTAAAGTAGTCGGGCCGGTAGCTCCGGCCGCCGTTGCAGCGGCGGCCGGAGCCGGCTCATGGGCACACTTTATTCACTCACAGAAATATTGATACTGGTGTTGGTCGACTGGCCTTTGCCGGATTTGGCGCTGCTGCCCAGCAGCTTGCGGTATTTGTCGGCCATAGCCGCCGACTGCGGCTCGCCGTTCACCACCAGCCCTTTGTCGTTGAGCTGAAACATGAAGCTTTTGGCGTCTTTCTCAATCAGCCCGTCCTGGCGCAGCTTTTCCCGGATCTGGTCGGAGCTGATGCGTGGAGGGGCCGGGGGCGCCGGCACCGATGGCGCGGCAGGGGCAGCCGGTGCGCTTGGCGGGCTGGGCGGCGCCGGCAGGCTGTAGCGGCGGGCACTCGCGTTGCTCTGCTGCTGAATGTTGATGGAGCCGGTGGCGCTGAGCTTGCGGCCGGTCCGGTCTTCGTAGAACTTGCGGTACTTCTGCTGCACGGCGTCGGGCTGCTTTTTGCCGTTCACGGTAAGGCTGGTAGCGCTGAGCGAGAAGCTGTAGGTGTCCGGGTTCCGGATCAGGCCATCACGCTTCAGCTCGCTGATCAGCGCCTGGCGCCATATTTCGTCTTTGGCGTCGCGGCGGGCCTGCTCCTCGTCGCGGCGGGCCTGGTCTTCATCCCGGCGCGCCTGGTCCTGGTCGAGTTGGGCCTGCATGGCGTCGCGGCGGGCCTGCATGGCATCCCGGCGCGCCTGGGCGGCGTCCTGGCGGGCCTGGGCCGCGTCGCGCAGGGCCTGCTCCCGGTCTTGGCCATACTGCTCCAGCATTCGGCGCTTTTCCTGCTGCACTTTCTGCAGCTCGTTGCGAATCTCGGCCCGCTGCTCAGCATTGAGGTGGCCGTTCTGCAGCTGCTCATTCAGCGCTCTTTCGGCACCGGCAAAGCGCTCATCCATCTCGTCCTGGTTGGCCCAGGGCTGGTCGCGCATAGCCTCGCCAGCCTCGGCCATGGCCAGGCGCGAGAGTTCCTCGGCGTCGGCGTCGGTGGGGGCGCGGCCGGCCAGCGCGGCGCTGCTCATGCGCTGCGAAAGCTGCGCCATCCGCTCACGGGTGGCTTGGCGGCGGTCGGCGAGGGTGTTGCCACGGTTGGTCTGCTGGGATTTGGCGAGGGCCTGCTGGTAGGCGGGCAGCTCGCCGGCCGGCACCTTCTTGCCATCCACGTACACCTCCGAAATAGCGCCCTGCTCGTTTTTCACCACCACCGTCAGCCCCTTGATTTCGTTGAGGCGGGCCCGGCCGGATTTGGTGGACAGCTTGGGATTGGCCTGGCTGTACACCACCACCGTATCATCGGAGCCTGGCTTCAGCTCATTGCCGCGGTAGTTGACCGTCAGGGCCTCGCCTTCCGGATTCTCGTCGGGGCTGGTTTGCTCCAGCGCCTGTGCTTCGGCCTGGGTTTCCGTTTGCACCTGATTTTCTGCTTCTTCTTTGATCTGGCCTTTAGCAAACTGCTCCCGCAGCGCTTCCGCACCCTTGTTCACCACGGCCGTGCTGAACGAGGCGGCGCTCAGCGACAGCACGGTGCTGGTCGTGAGTACGCCCACGCTCAGCAGCACCACGCAGGCCGCCCAGAACCCATCCGAAAACGTGGGCGCCGTGGCGCGGTGCTGCACTAGGCGGCGCACCCGCCCCAGCAGCGAGCCGGGCTGGCCGGCGGCCGCCATAGCCAGCCGCGGCGTGAGAGCCGGGCGGGTTGGGGCGTGTTGCAGCGTAGCCAGCGAGGCCAACGCCTGGGCCAGCACCAGTGAGTCGCCGCAGAGCTCGGTGGCCATGTCGTCGCAGCAGTTTTCGCGCTCGGTGCGCAGGCAGTTCGACAGGAACCACACGGCCGGATGGTAGAAGAATAGGATTTCGGCCACCGACTGCAGCAGATTGAACAGGTAGTCGCGGCGCAGCACGTGAGCCAGCTCGTGGGCCAGAATAGCCTCCAGCTCGGCCCCCGACATGCCCGAAGCGGCACTCATAGGCAGCAGAATCACGGGTTTCAGCCAGCCTATCACCAGCGGCCCGGGCACCAGGCCCGAGGCCAGAATGCGCACCGGCTGGCGCAAGGCCGTGCGGGCCACCAGCGCATCGAGGCGGGTTTGCCACTCGGCGGGCAGCGCGGCCACCCGGTAGCGCCGCAGCCGTTGCACGTAGGCCAGGCCGCTCAGAAAGCGGAGCGTCATGGCCAGCATGCCCAGCAGCCAGGCCACCACCACCACCGGCATGTTGCGCTCCAGATACAGTTGGCCCGTGGTCAGCAGCTGGCGCAGCCGGCCGGGAGCCGGCGCGGCAGTTGCTCCCGTTTCAGAAGCTACGGCAGCAACATCAGTGCCCAACCCGGTAGCATCTACGCCCGGCAGCTCATCGGTTGGACTGCCGGCGGAATACGGCGCCTCCGTAGCCGGCGCGGCGCGGAACGTGCTGTAGTAGTAGCCCAGCGTGATGCCGCTCAGCAGCAGCAGTGTGAGCAGGGCGGCGGCGGCCACCTTGTAGCGCAAGGCGGCGGCGTGGCGGTGCAGCAGCATCAGCAGCGCGGCGGCGGCCAGCGCCACCAATGCGCCCTGCCACAACGAGTGCAGCAGCGTCCAGCCAAGGGCGCGCATCAGCGCCGGCGACCCAAATTGTTCAAGCAGGCTCATCGGAGGAATCGTTGGAGGTGGAACGACGCTGTTGTTCGATTTCATTGAGCAGGCCCCGGATCTGGGCCAGCTCGTCGGAAGAAGTGGAGCGCGTGCCCAGCGCCTGCATCACCAGCTTCATGGCCGAGCCCCCGAAGGCGGCATCCACGAACCGGTCGAGGAGCAGGCCCTGGGTTTCCTCCTCGCGCACGGCAGCCCGGTACACGTGGGTTTTGCTGTCGTCTTCGCGCAGCACCAGAACCTTGTCCAGCATCAGTTGCAGGATCTTGAGTGTGGTGGTGTAGCCAACCTCGCGCTTCTGGCTCAGCTGGTCGTTCACGAACCGGACCGTGCTGGGGCCGTGCTGCCACAGCACCTGCAGTATCTCCAGCTCCGAGTCGGTGGGCTTGGGAATGGGTTTTTCACTCATGAGTACAGGCGTTTGAGGTTCTACGATGATGTTCGTACTTCAAACATATACGAATGATATCGTAGATACAAACTTAATCTACGATTTTTTTCGTAATATCCATAGAGCAGCAAAAAAGCCGGCTGTAATAGCCGGCTTTTTACATCATAACACTCTATCCAACAAGCACCTGCCATACCACTATCGGCCATGCGCCTCGCCCCGGCGGCGCGTGAGCGTGACGCGGGCCCGGTGGCAGATGCCGCCCAGTGGCGGGTTGAACTTCGACACGCTCACCTTCACGGAGCGCACGTGCGGAAACTCCAGCAGCACGCGGTCCAGCACGCGGTGGCCGACGTGCTCCAGCAAACGCGCCGGGGCCCGCATTTCCTCGGCCACCACGCGGTAGAGCACTTCGTAGTTCACGGTTTCGTGGAGCTTGTCGGAAGCGCCGGCGGCGTGCAGGTCGGTGCGGATGTAGAGGTCGACGCCGTACTTGTTGCCGATTTTCTGCTCCTCGTCGTAGTAGCCGTGAAACGCGAAAAACTCCATGCCTTCCAGTGCAATCTGGCCCATGTGGTATAAGTTGAGAGGGTGAAAGTGTGCCGTATGCTTCAAAAAGCGGTCCGCCGAGGCAGCGTTGCTGCCGCAAGCTGCTACAGCGCGCCGCCGAAGCCGGCCAAAAAAAACGCAGCCTCCCCAAAGGAAAGGCTGCGCAAGGTCGGCTACAAAATCCGTGAAATCCGACTAATCCGCAAAATCAGTGATTCTGCAGCAGCGCCCTAGATTTCGTCGAAAAACGATTTCTCGGCCGTTACGGCCGCGGCTTGCATCACGGGCTGATCATTCTGGCCGGGGTGCATGGGCTGTACCGGCTGCGGAATTTCTGGCTGCTCGGTGCGGCCGGGCCGCACGTCGGGCTGCACATCGGGGTTGGGGGCGCCGGGCACCGGGGAGCCGGGACGCTCAATTTCGGGGTCGGGCTGGTTGGGCTTATTAGGCTGGTTGGGCTGCTCGGGCTTTTCCGGCTGGCCGGGCTCGGGCTGCTGGCCGGGCTTGGGGTTGTAGGCGCCGGGCTGGGCCGTGGGGCGGGCCGCCGGAAAAGCCGGGGCCGAGCCGCCAAACGAAGCAGCAGAACCGCCGGCTACGGCCGCGGCCGACGAAGTAGAAGCAGTGGAAACGAACATTGGGGCAGGGTTTTCAGGTGAATCGGACGAGGTCCGGGTCACTTTTACGCTGGCTGCCCGCGAAAGGATGGCCGCCGTGCTGGCTTTGGGCCGGGCCTTGGCTTTTTCCACCTTATCCAGCGCATCGGAGGCCAGGTGGTGCAGGTCGCGCACGAGGCTGTCGAGCTGGGCTTCGAGGCGCTGGCACTCCTGGCCCAGGCCGCTCACTTCCTTCTGCATCTCGGCCACCGTTTTCTCGGCCTGCTGATAGGCGTCTTCCACCAGCAGGCGGGCTTTCTGGCGGGCGTCGGCCAGTAGCTGCTCGGCTTTCAGCTGGGCTTCGCGGATGCGCAGCTCGGCGTCGCGCTGGGCCTGCTCGGTAATGCTGTTGCCGGTGTCTTCGGCGGTTTTGAGGGTGCGGTAGAGGCTGGTTTCTACCTCGCGCATCTTGCTCACGTCCTGGGTGGCGTGGTCGAGCTTCACGCGCAACTCGCGGTTTTCGTCGCCCATCCGCTCCCACTGCTGCGAAAGGGTGAGCAGAAACGCCTGCACTTCGTCTTTATCAAGGCCCCGGAAGGCTTTTTCAAAGGTTTTCTGACGGATATCGAGGGCCGTAATTTTCATAGGAGTGGGGAGTAGAAGTGGGCTGGCCAGATGGATTCTGCCAGCAGGCACCCGCCGCGGCTTGGCGGCAACAGCCGTCGGACCGGTGGCCGGTTGCGCCATCTAAACGACGATGTGCCAACATCAGCATATATCAACCGGTCAGATGGCTCGCGCCGTCGGACCGGGACCAGAGTGACAAACCGTGCTGGCGGTTAGTTTCCGCTGCTAAGCTGCCACACGGCCAGGCTGCGGTCGTCGCTACACGAAACTAGCCTATTCTGCCTTCCCGGCCAAAACAACTTGTTGACGGAGGTGCCGTGGCCGGCGTGGCGCGCTTTGTCCAGCACGCGCAGCAGCTGCAGCGTTTCGGCGTCCCAGAGCTTGATGCTTTTGTCCATGCTGCAGGTGGCCAGCAGGGAGCCGTCGGGGCTGAAGGCGAGGTGGTTGATGGTGAACAGGTGGGCCACGATGCTGAGCTGCTCGGCGCAGTCGGCGGCCAGGTCCCAGCGGCGCAGGTGGGCGTCGCGGCCGGCCGTGAGCAGGTAGCGGCCATCGGGCGAGTAGGCAGCCGTGAAGATGGAATTGGTGCCGCCCTCCCACTGCCGCCGCACGGCCAGCGAGTCGGCATCGAGCAGGCGCAGCTGCCAGTCGGAGCCGCCCACGGCCAGCTCGTTGCGCTCCTCGTGCAGGGCCAGGCAGCGCAGGCTTTTGTCGGAGAGCCGCAGCAGGGTTTCCACGCGCCAGTCGGGGGCGCGCAGCACGGCCAGCGTACCGTCGCCGAGGGCCACGTACAGCCGTTGGCGCGCTTCTGAGTACACCATATCGAAGATAGCCGCCGGGGGCAGCGCTGTGGCAAACGCCAGCTTCTTCTCGCTCAGGCTGATGCCCTGCACGCCCTGGAAATTGTGGCCGATGAGCAGCAAATCGTGTTGCGGCAGGTGCAGCAGGGCGTACACCGAGTTTTCCACCTTCGCCACCAGCTCGCCGTCCTGCGCATCCTCAGCGGCGCGCCAGGCGGCAACTAGGCCATCGGCGCCGGCCGAGTAGAACGTGTCGGAACCGGGGGTGCCGGCCAGGGTGTAAACGCAGTCGAGGTGGCCGGTGAGGGCCGTGAGCTTGTGGGCCTGCGGACGATGGAGAAACGGCATAAGCAGAAGGGAAGAGCGCAAAGGTAGGCAGGTAGCATAGGCTTTCATGTAGCATAGGCTTTAGCCTGTGCCGGCCCAGGTAGCTCCAGCTAAAATCTGTCCTCCCGGAACGGCACAGGCTAAAGCCTATGCTACCTGCCTACCTTTGCCCCATGCCGCTTCACTCCCTCACTCCCCTATCCGGCCATGCGCTGCTGGGCTTGTGGCAGCTCACCGAGCCGCCGGAAGCGCTCTGGCCGCTGCTGCCGCAGCCACTGCACTATACGGCCCGCTTCCCGCAGGGCCGCCACGAAGACCGGGCCCGGCAGTGGCTGGCGGGCCGGGTGCTGGCCCATCAGCTGCTGCGCGAGCTGACCGACGTTCCCGCCACTCTGCACAGCGACGCCAACGGCCGCCCGTACTTCGCCGAACTGCCCGCCTGGGGCGTGTCGTTGTCGCACTCCGGCGAGTGGGTGGCGGCGGTGGTGGCCCGCGACGCCGCAGTTGGCATAGATATTGAATTGGAACGCCCCAAAGCCCTGAAGTTGGCGCCGCGGTTTCTATCGGAAGCCGAACGGGCCGACGCTGGCAGCGACGCCGCCAAGCATAGTGTGTACTGGAGTGCCAAGGAAACACTGTATAAGCTGCACAGCCGCCGGGGCCTAGTGTTCAAGGAGCAATTGTTGCTCGACCCGTTCAGGCTGCGGGAGGCAGGTGTGTTGACGGGACACCTGCTCCTCGAAAACTCCCGCAGCCAACACCAGATCCATTATCAGCGCCCGGCTCCCGATTACGTACTAACTTACTGCGTGGAGTAACTGAGTAGTGGAGTAGCTGAGTAATTTGTTGTCTCTAAGAACAAATTACTCAGCTACTCCACTACTCAGTTACTCGCTACTCAGCTACTCCTTTACTCAGTTACTCTCTCCCATGTCCATTCGCCGAATTTCCATCCTGGCTGCCGCCACGCTCCTGTTTTGCACGGTTGCGGCTGTTGGGGTGGCCCGGGCCCAGGGCGGGCGCACCGTCAGCGACTTCAGCCTGCGCAGCGCCACCAACACCGAAGTAGCTCTGAAAAGCTACGCCGGCAGCAAGGCCGTGGTGGTGGTGTTCCTCAACCCGAACTGCGCCTACTCCAAGCTCTACCAAAACCGGCTTGCTGCCCTGAACACGCAGTTTAGCGGCCGGGGCGTGCAGTTCCTGTTCATCAATGCCCCCATCAACCTCGAAGCCAGCGCCGACATAGCCGAGGCTGAGAAGCTGAAAATCAAAGCCACCGCCGACCTGCCCCTGCTCACAGACGAAGGCCAGAAGGTCAGCGCCCTGCTGGGAGCCACCAAAACGCCCGAAGTGGTGGTGCTGCAGCCCGTCGGCGACGGGTTTGCCGTGCGCTACAAAGGTGCCATCGACGACAACCCGCTGGTGGAAAGCGACGTGCAGGAGCGCTACGTGCAGCAGGCCCTCACCAACCTGCTGGCCGGCCGCCCCGTGGGCGTAGCCGACAAGCGCGGCGCCGGCTGCCTGATTAAGCGCAACTAGCCGCCCCTCCTACAATAGCCTAACGGGCCGGTTGCGCCACTGCGATGCAGTGGCGCAACCGGCCCGTTTTCGTTTATCAGGTGCTGAAAACAGCGTTTCCGCTGTAAACCAGCGCTTACTTGGCTGCCCGGGCGGCAATCAGCTCCAGCACAGTGGCCAGGTCCCGGTCGTGGCCCTGCACGAGGTCGGCGGCGGAGTACGTGACGGGCACGGTGGGCAGCACGCCCCGGCCGGTATCGGGGCCGGCGGGTATCTGGTGCACCACCCGATACACCGGGAAGTGGACGAGCTGCCCGGTTTCGGGCAGGCGCAACCGCCCCGAGAGCATGGCGTTGGAGCCCGCCTCACCGCCCCCGGTTTCCTCACCTACCACCGTGGCGCCGGCGCGGTGCTTGAGGTAGGCGGCCACGTAGCTGGCCATCGAGAACGTGCCACCGTTGGTGAGGACGTACACCGGCCCATTGTAGTGCAGCTGGCGGCTCGGCCGAAACCGGAACACAAACTGGTGGCGGCCCCGCTGCCAGGTCTGGAGCGGGTTGGTGCTCATCAGGCCCGGGGTGGCCCGCTCCCAGAAGCCCATTGCCAGCTGCCGGCGCACCTTGCGCTGCTCGGGGCCAGTTTCAAACACAAACTGGAACGGGGCCGGCAGCAGGTAGCGTAGCAGCGCATTGCCCCCAAACGCCTGGCCGCCGCCGTTGTCGCGCAGATCGAGCACCAGGGCACGCACCGGCCGTTGCTGCAGCGCCCGGAAGGCGGCTTTGTAAAACGACTTCTGCGAGCCGCTGAGCGTGTTCAGGTCCAGCACCGCCACAGACGAGTCCTGGGGCAGCAGGCGCAGGCTGTTGCTGCCGTGGCGCTGCAGTAGCCGGCCGGGCGCGGGCTGGCGGGCGGCCCGCGCCTGCTGGTTGGCCTGGGCGGTATCCACGTCGGCGGCCGTCAGGCGGAGCGTCCGCTCGGTGCCGTTGGCGGCGCGCACCTGCAGCACGTGTTCCTCGGGCAGCCCGAAGGCGTTGGCGTAGTAGGCGTAGGTGTTGCGGCGCACGGCGTTGAGGGCGTGCGTCTGGTTGAGGCCGTCGGAGGGCACTTGGCGGAGCATGCCCTGCAGCACCTCGGGCGCCGGGCGCTGGTTGAGGGCCAGCACTTCGTCACCGGGCTGCAGCAGGCCGGGGCGCAGGCCGGGCGTGGCCACCACCACCAGCCGCCCCGCTACCGGCGCCAGCTGCAGCGGCAGCACAAACGGCGTAGCGCGCTTAGCCGCCGCCTGTGAGGCTTCCGAGGCCTGCACCGCGGTATGGCCGCAGCCCAGCGCCGCTACGTAGGGCCGCAGCAGCGCCCGAAACTCCCGCTCGGTGAGGGGCTGCGTAAGCTGGGCCTGCACTGCGGCCGCGCAGGAATCGAGGTAGGCGGGCGAATGATAAGTGCGGGCGCCCAGGTGGCCGGCCTTCACGGTCTGGTGCAGCACCTCCAGGTCGTGGCGGAGTTGGGCGGGCGTGTACTGGCGGGTGAGAGCCGAAACAGGCGCGGTCTGCTGGGAAAAAGCGGGGGCAGCGACGCCGAATCCGCTCAATAATACACCCCAAAAGCGAGAAGAGAAACCCATGGCACAGAGGCAGTCTGGTTGATGGAAGCAAGATATAGGCGCACATAAATATAAGCTGGTGAATTCCACTGAAGCGCACGAAAAAGCCTCCGAACCGTAGATTCGGAGGCCTGACCGGCAATTGAGTAAGCAGCCGGGGCTACTCTTCTTCCTCGGGGGCAGCTGGCGGTGTGGCCGGCTCGTCGGTGAGGATGGTGAGCAGCTGGGCCACTTCGGTGGCCTTGGCCGGCTCCTGCAGCTTCTCGAAGCTGAGCTGCAGGTTGCGCAACGCCCGCCGCACGATATCGAGGTGCGAGCAGGGCTCGTAGAAGATGTCGTTGGACGTGAGGTTGAGCTGCACGATGTAGTGCTCAATATCGGTGCGGGTCAGGATCAGGCCCCGGTTGTAGCAATTGATGTAGAACGGCTCGATAAGGGGCGTTTCGGGCCGGAAGGTGAGCACGAACAGGTTGGGCAGGTTCACGCCGAACACCGGCAGCTCCAAGCGCTGGGCCACCAACAAGTAAATCACGCACAGCGTGAGTGGGTTGCCGCGCCGGGTTTCCAACACCCGGTGCAGCATGGAGTTGGCCGGCGAGTGGAAGTTCTGGGTGTTGGCCGCAAACTTGTGTACCCGGAACAGCACGTGGTTGAGGGCCTGCACCTGCTCAGTAGGCAGCATATCGGGCCGCAACAGGGTCCAGACCTCAAACCGCAGCTGCTCGATAGCCTTGTTGAGGCTCTGCAGGTCGGCGTCGGGGTATTGGTAGCTATTGAGCAGCCACATGCCTTCCAGCAGGTTTTCGCCGCCCGAGTCGCGCCACACGCGCAGGCGCTGCTGCAGGCCCTCAAACTGCAGATGGTGGATCAAATCTTCGAGGCGCTG is from Hymenobacter yonginensis and encodes:
- the meaB gene encoding methylmalonyl Co-A mutase-associated GTPase MeaB — encoded protein: MAKRFSVSEYADGILSGNRVMLSRAITLVESTLPTDQALAQQVLDVVLPHAGRSVRVGITGVPGVGKSTFIEALGLHLVREQGKRLAVLAVDPSSQRGGGSILGDKTRMNELAAHPQAYIRPSPAGRSLGGVTKSTREALVLCEAAGHDVIFVETVGVGQSETAVHGMVDFFLLLMLAGAGDELQGIKKGIMEMADAVTITKADGGNELAARRARAEYQNALHLYPLAPSQWSPVVTTSSAVTGQGVPEVWEVVQRYVQQTQESGYFQRRRQEQNLHWLHETIRETLETRFYQRPEVAQRLAEVQQQVMDGRKSAFGAAEELLGL
- a CDS encoding DUF5916 domain-containing protein — protein: MPFFFFLLSLLFMAGQAAAQQQPAAAAPPAATTTLAPKKQLQAVRITDAIKLDGLLDEAVWQQAPVATQFIQNRPNPGPPEKHPTEVRILYDDANLYIGAVMHDVSADSILRELTPRDNFGNTDFFGIFLDTYQDKLNGYGFFVTTGGVQMDARYSPAGGEDFNWNAVWDSRTSIRGTDWIAEMRIPYSAIRFSSLPEQQWGLNFMRQRKKENQAFFWNEVKPAVDGFVNQWGTLTGVRDVKPPLRLSLTPYISSYVNHNPLSENGTRPTTTSFNGGADIKWGINESFTLDATLVPDFGQVQSDNQVLNLSPFEVQFNENRQFFTEGTELFTKGNLFYSRRVGATPMGFYDVAVGDKEKLVKNPSETRLLNATKVSGRTSKGLGIGVFNALSNDVYATVRNTESGEEREVLTQPFSNYSILVLDQSLKNNSYVSLINTNVTRAGRTYDANVTGGLFRLANKKNSYAVTGQVNYSRRRGNAFGSDTVQIDNRDGYKYRLDVSKISGNFTYGVAHGIESNTYDPNDLGILFSNNAISQEVYGNYNIYKPFWKVNRLNTYFGVSHSLLYRPTLFQSANFYSGANTTFTKSFLSTGFNLNIDPRSNDYFEPRKEPLGEYYVRVPGSVNVGGYISTDYRKKLAFDVNAGVRTYSRDERLPARPRRMGYGLTISPRYRVNNKLNFRYEADWNLRQNQIGFVNGGLDSEEPLDSAMIRQLGGNVPLGLAPKDVLLGRRQVVTVSNVLSVGYTFTNRMSLTVRTRHYTSTVRYQDFAQLRAGGQETPADYRRNRDNTYNAFNVDAVYSWWFAPGSQVSIVWKNAGTNFLQANEATPLYFDNLSNTINTPHNNNVSIKILYYLDYLALRPRRG
- a CDS encoding M56 family metallopeptidase — its product is MSLLEQFGSPALMRALGWTLLHSLWQGALVALAAAALLMLLHRHAAALRYKVAAAALLTLLLLSGITLGYYYSTFRAAPATEAPYSAGSPTDELPGVDATGLGTDVAAVASETGATAAPAPGRLRQLLTTGQLYLERNMPVVVVAWLLGMLAMTLRFLSGLAYVQRLRRYRVAALPAEWQTRLDALVARTALRQPVRILASGLVPGPLVIGWLKPVILLPMSAASGMSGAELEAILAHELAHVLRRDYLFNLLQSVAEILFFYHPAVWFLSNCLRTERENCCDDMATELCGDSLVLAQALASLATLQHAPTRPALTPRLAMAAAGQPGSLLGRVRRLVQHRATAPTFSDGFWAACVVLLSVGVLTTSTVLSLSAASFSTAVVNKGAEALREQFAKGQIKEEAENQVQTETQAEAQALEQTSPDENPEGEALTVNYRGNELKPGSDDTVVVYSQANPKLSTKSGRARLNEIKGLTVVVKNEQGAISEVYVDGKKVPAGELPAYQQALAKSQQTNRGNTLADRRQATRERMAQLSQRMSSAALAGRAPTDADAEELSRLAMAEAGEAMRDQPWANQDEMDERFAGAERALNEQLQNGHLNAEQRAEIRNELQKVQQEKRRMLEQYGQDREQALRDAAQARQDAAQARRDAMQARRDAMQAQLDQDQARRDEDQARRDEEQARRDAKDEIWRQALISELKRDGLIRNPDTYSFSLSATSLTVNGKKQPDAVQQKYRKFYEDRTGRKLSATGSINIQQQSNASARRYSLPAPPSPPSAPAAPAAPSVPAPPAPPRISSDQIREKLRQDGLIEKDAKSFMFQLNDKGLVVNGEPQSAAMADKYRKLLGSSAKSGKGQSTNTSINISVSE
- a CDS encoding BlaI/MecI/CopY family transcriptional regulator — encoded protein: MSEKPIPKPTDSELEILQVLWQHGPSTVRFVNDQLSQKREVGYTTTLKILQLMLDKVLVLREDDSKTHVYRAAVREEETQGLLLDRFVDAAFGGSAMKLVMQALGTRSTSSDELAQIRGLLNEIEQQRRSTSNDSSDEPA